Proteins from a genomic interval of Pseudomonadota bacterium:
- the cobU gene encoding bifunctional adenosylcobinamide kinase/adenosylcobinamide-phosphate guanylyltransferase, with translation MRARHILIGGGARSGKSRFALALARDLGPRRAFVATAEPGDDEMKARIRDHRRERGTGFDTIEAPRELIPALERLTSYDVVVVDCVTFWLSNLLMAGMAESQIQAGVEALSETLASYPADLLLVSNEVGMGVVPETSLGRQFRDLAGRAHQRLAAAADELYFAALGVVLRLRPGPLRVMDSNTA, from the coding sequence ATGCGCGCTCGGCACATCTTGATCGGAGGAGGCGCGCGTTCGGGCAAGAGCCGATTTGCATTGGCGCTGGCCCGTGATCTCGGCCCCCGCCGAGCATTCGTGGCCACGGCCGAGCCCGGCGACGACGAGATGAAGGCCCGCATCCGGGATCACCGGCGCGAGCGTGGCACAGGCTTTGACACCATCGAGGCGCCCAGGGAGCTCATTCCAGCGCTCGAACGGCTAACGAGCTACGACGTGGTCGTGGTCGATTGTGTGACCTTTTGGCTTTCGAACCTGCTCATGGCAGGCATGGCTGAATCCCAGATTCAGGCCGGTGTCGAGGCCCTGTCCGAGACGCTGGCGTCTTATCCCGCCGATCTGCTGCTCGTGAGTAACGAAGTCGGCATGGGCGTGGTACCCGAGACGTCCTTGGGCCGCCAGTTTCGGGACCTCGCGGGAAGGGCTCACCAGCGGTTGGCGGCGGCTGCGGACGAGCTCTACTTCGCGGCCTTGGGTGTTGTACTGCGCTTGCGACCTGGGCCGTTGCGGGTCATGGACTCGAACACGGCGTAG